The proteins below are encoded in one region of Euzebyales bacterium:
- a CDS encoding EAL domain-containing protein, with translation MAGTIATPQLRTGTGHADAAVADLVRRGYVSGRATSLTGTPAELRDRLRAGGLEVHYQPIVALPDRRLLAFEALARIRTATGRLLQPSSFIALAETSGLIVPLGLEVLATAVSDLSRWRCDPALGGVSVSVNVSPAQLGDDTFATTVRRVLHAHGLPAAGVVLEITESRLAGPDAERTVELVEATGVRLALDDFGTDFATLDSLRRLPVHMLKLDRGFVAGIGDGGLDTVIVRNVLDLAYELDLTVVAEGVETHEQAASLAAWECTSAQGFLFGRPTPADRVARRASGAATVPSLPRPSAVDQPDRATAVDQPVRATAVDQPDRATAVAIARTLSLGDTDPHHRAHVHTVATGIANAMRLPAATVHEVELAALCHDVARLGPLVRDPRGPATLPPALHALLDPEAGTADQRLTAGLVRIAVEVVTDATPDPDATPDPRQLAAALATGAATQPHGIARAMRQLAARLPSTSPTAADLLQAEAARGDLRSTGDRLRALRALAQAVNPTADSRNLVGLLAEEALDIVGAASLSLSRWERDEGVLRVLVNVGQLTDAEERFPDDETYAMTEYLAASRMLAAGVPHVQRVDDGQGDAGSRELLRRLGKGSSAAVPVYADDHLWGELYVTTEIDEPPFAARDLELLTAIADILGGALAYGEQLERMARLAFEDPLTGLSNRRAIDDRLEQALLETTTPVTVVMIDVNGLKQVNDEYGHAIGDKALRAVADALSGATLDLPGATCARLGGDEFCVVLVGDAGRGVAPIVNRAAAQLRTAPPPQVTISAGAATSTFAGRTVRELFAAADHAQYEAKRTGRTLLPAGSTEHVDAGPTPVGRERRGPHRADASPGTTFESTCGRVVEVLGRLASAPADDVLESVGMVMAETCDLGRWLLSRVDSDGVIRIQHLHLRRARPPTHHGSIVPPEDEVYDLDDYPVTRAAVEGPEPYWVRVDDPDHDAAERAVLTDIGMTGVLGIGAPEHDDGAWLLELYADEHTGDLDAFVPLARVVALALHTRDRDAPTG, from the coding sequence ATGGCCGGCACGATCGCGACACCCCAGCTGAGGACAGGCACGGGCCACGCCGACGCGGCGGTGGCCGACCTTGTGCGCCGGGGATACGTCAGCGGACGCGCCACGTCCCTGACCGGCACACCGGCCGAGCTGCGGGACCGCCTGCGCGCCGGCGGGCTCGAGGTGCACTACCAGCCCATCGTCGCCCTGCCCGACCGCAGGCTGCTGGCGTTCGAGGCGCTCGCCCGGATCCGCACGGCGACCGGTCGTCTGCTGCAGCCATCCAGCTTCATCGCGCTGGCCGAGACGTCCGGTCTGATCGTGCCGCTCGGGCTGGAGGTCCTCGCCACCGCGGTGTCTGACCTGTCCCGGTGGCGTTGCGATCCCGCGCTCGGCGGGGTCTCCGTAAGCGTCAACGTCTCTCCCGCCCAACTGGGTGACGATACGTTCGCTACGACGGTGCGCCGGGTCCTGCACGCCCACGGCCTTCCGGCGGCCGGCGTCGTCCTCGAGATCACCGAGAGCCGCCTGGCGGGCCCCGACGCGGAGCGGACCGTCGAGCTCGTCGAGGCGACCGGCGTCCGCCTCGCGCTGGACGACTTCGGCACCGACTTCGCCACGCTGGACAGCCTGCGTCGCCTGCCCGTCCACATGCTCAAGCTCGACCGAGGCTTCGTTGCGGGCATCGGCGACGGCGGGCTCGACACCGTCATCGTCCGCAACGTGCTGGACCTGGCCTACGAGCTGGATCTGACGGTCGTCGCCGAGGGTGTCGAGACCCACGAACAGGCCGCCAGCCTGGCGGCGTGGGAGTGTACGTCCGCCCAGGGCTTCCTGTTCGGCCGCCCCACCCCGGCGGACCGGGTGGCGCGACGTGCATCCGGAGCCGCAACCGTCCCGTCGCTGCCTCGGCCGTCGGCGGTGGATCAGCCGGACCGTGCGACGGCGGTGGATCAGCCGGTCCGTGCGACGGCGGTGGATCAGCCAGACCGTGCGACGGCGGTGGCGATCGCCCGGACGCTGTCGCTGGGCGACACCGACCCCCACCACCGCGCACACGTCCACACGGTCGCGACGGGCATCGCCAACGCCATGCGCCTTCCCGCCGCCACCGTCCACGAGGTCGAGCTTGCGGCCCTGTGCCACGACGTCGCCCGCCTGGGTCCACTGGTTCGCGACCCCCGCGGACCGGCCACACTTCCGCCTGCACTGCACGCGCTGCTCGACCCAGAGGCGGGTACCGCCGACCAGCGACTGACCGCGGGGCTGGTCCGCATCGCTGTCGAGGTCGTCACGGACGCGACCCCGGATCCTGATGCGACCCCGGACCCGCGCCAGCTGGCCGCGGCGCTGGCCACCGGCGCGGCGACGCAGCCGCACGGCATCGCACGGGCGATGCGCCAGCTCGCCGCGCGCCTGCCGTCGACGTCGCCGACCGCCGCGGACCTGCTGCAGGCCGAGGCCGCGCGCGGCGACCTGCGGTCGACCGGCGACAGGCTCCGTGCCCTGCGCGCGTTGGCGCAGGCCGTGAACCCGACCGCCGACTCACGCAACCTGGTCGGGCTGCTCGCCGAGGAGGCGCTCGACATCGTCGGCGCCGCGTCGCTCTCGCTGAGCCGCTGGGAGCGCGACGAGGGCGTGCTGCGTGTACTGGTCAACGTGGGGCAGCTGACCGACGCCGAAGAGCGCTTCCCTGACGACGAGACCTACGCCATGACGGAGTACCTCGCCGCCAGCCGCATGCTGGCCGCGGGCGTGCCGCACGTGCAGCGCGTCGACGACGGCCAGGGCGATGCGGGAAGCCGGGAGCTGCTGCGCCGCCTGGGGAAGGGGTCGTCGGCCGCGGTCCCCGTCTACGCTGACGACCACCTGTGGGGCGAGCTGTACGTCACGACGGAGATCGACGAACCTCCGTTCGCGGCGCGCGACCTCGAGCTGCTGACGGCGATTGCAGACATCCTCGGCGGCGCCCTGGCCTACGGCGAGCAACTCGAGCGCATGGCCCGCCTCGCGTTCGAGGATCCCCTGACCGGGCTGTCGAACCGCCGCGCGATCGACGACCGGCTCGAGCAGGCCCTGCTGGAGACGACCACGCCGGTCACGGTCGTCATGATCGACGTCAACGGCCTCAAGCAGGTCAACGACGAGTACGGGCACGCTATCGGCGACAAGGCCCTGCGGGCGGTGGCAGACGCCCTGAGCGGAGCGACGCTCGACCTGCCGGGCGCGACGTGCGCCCGGCTCGGCGGTGACGAGTTCTGTGTGGTTCTGGTGGGTGACGCCGGGCGCGGAGTCGCCCCGATCGTGAACCGTGCGGCCGCCCAGCTGCGCACCGCGCCGCCGCCGCAGGTCACGATCTCCGCCGGCGCGGCCACGTCGACCTTCGCCGGGCGCACGGTCCGCGAGCTGTTCGCGGCGGCTGACCACGCCCAGTACGAGGCCAAGCGCACAGGCCGGACGCTGCTGCCCGCCGGGTCGACCGAGCACGTCGACGCCGGCCCCACCCCGGTGGGTCGTGAGCGCCGTGGACCGCACCGGGCCGACGCGTCGCCGGGCACCACCTTCGAGAGCACGTGCGGGCGCGTGGTCGAGGTCCTGGGTCGCCTCGCCAGCGCTCCCGCCGACGACGTCCTCGAGTCGGTCGGCATGGTGATGGCCGAGACGTGCGATCTCGGGCGGTGGCTGTTGTCACGCGTCGACAGCGACGGTGTGATCCGCATCCAGCACCTGCATCTGCGGCGTGCCCGTCCCCCGACACACCACGGCTCGATCGTGCCGCCCGAGGACGAGGTGTACGACCTCGACGACTACCCGGTGACCCGGGCGGCGGTGGAGGGCCCCGAGCCCTACTGGGTGCGGGTCGACGATCCCGACCACGACGCCGCGGAGCGGGCCGTGCTCACCGACATCGGCATGACGGGCGTGCTTGGCATCGGCGCGCCCGAGCACGACGACGGGGCGTGGCTGCTCGAGCTGTACGCCGACGAGCACACCGGCGACCTGGACGCCTTCGTCCCGCTCGCGCGCGTGGTCGCACTGGCGCTGCACACACGGGACCGCGACGCTCCCACCGGCTGA